The Mesobacillus jeotgali genome window below encodes:
- a CDS encoding phospho-sugar mutase — protein sequence MDWKMKADKWLGFAGLDPELKTELDSLKDNEKALEEVFYKNLEFGTGGMRGEIGAGTNRMNLYTVRKASAGLAAYIEEQGNEAKQRGMAIAYDSRHKSPEFAMEAAKTLATRGIQTYVFEELRPTPELSFAVRYLHAYAGIVITASHNPPEYNGYKVYGPDGGQLPPDSADEVIEKVNEIENELSIQVMDEHELKEKGLIKMIGSEVDRAYLEKLMTISENPTLSDEADVKVVFTPLHGTANMPVRNILTNLKYQNVTVVKEQELPDPEFSTVKSPNPEEHAAFELAIREGKKIDADVLIATDPDADRLGIAVKDPDGEYVVLTGNQTGALLLHYILTQKQEKQTLPANGAVFKTIVTSELGRKIASSFGIETIDVLTGFKFIAEKIKQYEESGEYKFLFGYEESYGYLIGDFARDKDAVQAAMLAVEVCAYYKKKGMSLYDALLSVYEEFGYYQEGLRSLTLKGKEGAELIQKTLGVFRQDPLKQLGELKVTAVEDYLTGVRVNENNEEEKIQLPSSNVIKYYLEDGTWVCLRPSGTEPKIKFYFGVNDKSLSESKQKLQKIEQDFMQEVEMKMEAAKNQ from the coding sequence ATGGATTGGAAGATGAAAGCCGATAAGTGGCTTGGTTTTGCCGGATTGGATCCGGAGCTGAAAACCGAACTTGATTCACTAAAGGATAATGAGAAAGCTTTAGAGGAAGTATTTTATAAAAACCTGGAGTTCGGGACTGGCGGCATGCGCGGTGAGATTGGCGCTGGTACCAACCGGATGAACTTATATACTGTCCGCAAGGCATCTGCAGGCCTGGCAGCATACATAGAAGAGCAAGGGAATGAAGCGAAACAGCGTGGTATGGCAATTGCCTATGATTCCCGCCATAAATCACCTGAATTTGCTATGGAAGCAGCGAAGACATTGGCAACCCGCGGCATCCAGACATATGTCTTTGAAGAGTTAAGGCCAACACCGGAGCTGTCTTTCGCAGTCCGCTACCTGCATGCATACGCTGGAATCGTCATTACCGCCAGCCATAACCCGCCTGAATACAATGGCTATAAAGTATATGGTCCTGACGGCGGGCAGCTGCCGCCTGACAGTGCGGATGAAGTGATCGAAAAGGTAAATGAAATCGAGAATGAACTGTCAATTCAAGTCATGGACGAGCATGAACTGAAGGAAAAAGGCTTGATCAAGATGATTGGTTCCGAAGTGGACCGCGCGTATCTTGAGAAGCTGATGACGATTTCCGAAAATCCGACACTCTCAGATGAAGCTGATGTAAAGGTGGTATTCACACCATTGCATGGTACTGCCAATATGCCAGTACGCAATATCCTCACGAACCTGAAATACCAGAATGTCACGGTCGTGAAAGAGCAGGAGCTGCCGGATCCAGAGTTTTCAACGGTGAAAAGTCCGAATCCGGAGGAGCATGCTGCATTTGAGCTGGCAATCCGTGAAGGAAAGAAAATAGATGCAGATGTACTGATTGCTACAGATCCTGATGCCGACCGTCTTGGTATTGCTGTAAAAGACCCAGATGGGGAATATGTTGTGCTGACTGGAAACCAGACGGGAGCGCTGCTTCTGCACTATATCCTGACGCAAAAGCAGGAAAAACAGACACTCCCAGCCAATGGGGCTGTATTCAAGACAATCGTTACTTCAGAACTTGGACGTAAAATCGCTTCTTCTTTCGGGATCGAGACCATTGATGTCCTGACAGGCTTCAAGTTCATTGCTGAAAAAATCAAGCAATATGAAGAGTCAGGGGAGTATAAGTTCCTGTTTGGCTATGAAGAAAGCTATGGATACTTAATCGGGGATTTTGCCCGTGATAAAGACGCAGTCCAGGCTGCAATGCTAGCTGTCGAGGTTTGTGCATATTACAAAAAGAAGGGCATGTCTCTATACGATGCGCTCCTTAGCGTTTATGAAGAATTCGGTTATTATCAGGAAGGGCTGCGTTCCTTGACGCTAAAAGGAAAAGAAGGCGCAGAGCTGATACAGAAAACCCTCGGAGTCTTCCGCCAGGACCCTCTTAAGCAGCTTGGTGAATTGAAAGTTACAGCAGTGGAAGATTATTTAACAGGCGTAAGAGTGAATGAAAACAACGAGGAAGAAAAAATCCAGCTTCCTTCTTCAAACGTTATCAAATACTATCTCGAGGATGGTACTTGGGTGTGCCTTCGCCCGTCTGGAACGGAACCAAAGATCAAGTTTTATTTTGGTGTGAACGACAAGAGCCTGTCTGAAAGCAAGCAGAAACTGCAGAAAATCGAGCAGGATTTCATGCAGGAAGTTGAAATGAAAATGGAAGCAGCAAAGAACCAGTAA
- a CDS encoding SDR family oxidoreductase produces MLKEQVAIVTGASRGIGKEIAVKLAEQGMKLAIAGSSDEINQTAEEMKQKGFSDVIAVQTDISDEQQVKNLVEKTMEAFGQVDVLVNNAGIGFFKLAEEVTVEEWRKLFEVNVQGVFLGAKAVLPHMKERKSGTIITISSDVGRYTIPNGSAYTASKYAVQGFSGALAQEVREYGIRVGTINPGMVDTYFAESKQGLPEKHDWLKVEDIANAVVYMASAPKHMLIDEIVIHPLVQNYPIA; encoded by the coding sequence ATGTTAAAAGAACAAGTCGCAATCGTCACAGGTGCATCAAGAGGAATCGGCAAGGAAATCGCTGTGAAATTGGCTGAGCAGGGAATGAAGCTCGCAATCGCAGGCAGCTCAGACGAAATCAATCAGACAGCGGAAGAAATGAAACAAAAAGGTTTTTCTGATGTCATTGCCGTCCAGACTGATATCAGCGATGAACAGCAGGTAAAGAACCTTGTTGAAAAAACAATGGAGGCGTTCGGGCAGGTTGATGTACTTGTCAACAATGCTGGAATCGGCTTTTTCAAGCTCGCAGAAGAAGTAACGGTTGAAGAATGGAGAAAGCTATTTGAAGTGAACGTTCAAGGTGTATTCCTTGGCGCAAAAGCCGTTCTTCCTCATATGAAAGAGCGTAAATCGGGTACCATCATCACGATCTCTTCAGATGTTGGAAGATATACCATTCCAAACGGAAGCGCTTATACAGCTTCAAAGTACGCTGTCCAGGGTTTCAGCGGAGCACTCGCTCAGGAAGTCAGGGAATACGGAATTCGTGTTGGCACCATCAACCCAGGAATGGTTGATACCTATTTTGCTGAATCAAAACAGGGGCTTCCGGAAAAGCATGATTGGCTGAAGGTGGAGGACATCGCGAACGCAGTTGTTTATATGGCTTCCGCGCCAAAACATATGCTGATTGATGAAATCGTCATTCACCCGCTTGTGCAGAATTACCCGATTGCCTGA